In Reichenbachiella agarivorans, one genomic interval encodes:
- a CDS encoding acyl-CoA dehydrogenase family protein, translating to MISEMIKDFCEREIAPNMMDWDETQKFPVEVFRKMGKLGLMGVLVPDEYGGSGFGYHEYVTVVSEIAKVDGSIGLSVAAHNSLCTGHILQFGSEEQKKRWLPKLATGQWIGAWGLTEPNTGSDAGNMMTVAKPDGDHWVINGTKNFITHGLSGDVAVVMTRTGDPGDSHGMTAFVVERGTPGFSGGKKENKLGMRASETAEMIFEDCRVSKENILGEVGEGFVQALKILDGGRISIAALGLGIAQGALDAAIVYAQERKQFNQEIAKFQGISFKIADMVTQVKASRLLIKEAAELKNQGKNVNQESAMAKLHSSETAVSVANDAVQIFGGYGYVKDYPVEKFYRDAKLCTIGEGTSEIQKLVISRTLFDRL from the coding sequence ATGATCTCTGAAATGATCAAAGACTTTTGTGAGCGCGAAATTGCACCTAATATGATGGATTGGGACGAGACCCAAAAATTTCCTGTAGAGGTGTTTAGGAAAATGGGGAAGTTAGGGTTGATGGGTGTCTTGGTTCCTGATGAGTATGGAGGGTCAGGATTCGGTTACCATGAGTATGTGACGGTAGTTTCTGAAATAGCTAAAGTTGATGGGTCTATTGGTCTTTCAGTTGCAGCACATAACTCACTCTGTACGGGTCACATACTACAGTTTGGCTCGGAAGAACAAAAAAAACGTTGGCTACCGAAATTGGCCACAGGTCAATGGATCGGTGCTTGGGGACTGACCGAACCTAATACAGGGTCAGATGCTGGCAATATGATGACAGTCGCCAAGCCAGATGGGGATCATTGGGTGATCAATGGGACAAAAAATTTCATTACACATGGTTTGAGTGGAGATGTAGCGGTTGTCATGACCAGAACTGGGGATCCAGGGGATTCACATGGCATGACGGCATTTGTGGTAGAGCGCGGCACTCCTGGATTCTCAGGAGGTAAGAAGGAAAACAAGCTAGGGATGCGAGCTTCCGAAACGGCAGAGATGATATTTGAAGATTGTCGAGTATCAAAGGAGAATATTTTGGGTGAAGTTGGAGAAGGTTTTGTACAAGCACTTAAAATATTAGATGGAGGCAGGATTTCGATCGCAGCTTTGGGTCTAGGTATTGCTCAAGGTGCATTGGACGCTGCAATTGTATATGCGCAGGAGAGAAAGCAGTTCAATCAAGAGATAGCCAAGTTTCAAGGGATATCTTTCAAAATAGCGGACATGGTTACTCAGGTCAAGGCATCACGGTTGCTGATCAAAGAAGCCGCAGAACTCAAAAATCAAGGGAAAAATGTAAATCAAGAGTCTGCCATGGCAAAACTTCATTCATCAGAAACGGCAGTTTCGGTAGCCAATGATGCGGTGCAAATATTTGGAGGATATGGATATGTGAAGGATTATCCAGTGGAAAAATTTTATAGAGACGCCAAGTTGTGTACGATAGGAGAAGGGACTTCTGAGATACAAAAACTGGTAATTTCTCGCACTTTGTTTGATAGGTTGTAA